A region from the Halobacillus mangrovi genome encodes:
- the glgD gene encoding glucose-1-phosphate adenylyltransferase subunit GlgD: MDRIAGIINLDHEQDVLDELTYFRCGAAVPFAGRYRMIDFAISNMTNARIESVAVFARRKYRSLMDHLEQGKAWDLDRKFGGLFILPPDWNDPTDISRGDLQHFHNNIDFINRTLANYILVSGSQNICNINYQDVLAEHKESGADVTVVYKKVDELYPEHDRAHKLDIDENNRVTAIHNDQHNSNVYMDMYIIDKNVLHDLIDECIAHGCTHFFLDGIKGKLPDININAYEYTGAHALINSIESYYRNSSKLLDPEEQERFFKEDNPIYTKVKNEAPSKYLTTSNVTNTLVANGCIIEGHVEDSILFRGVKVAEGAVVKNSIIMQRCEIDSNAVLENVILDKDCSISEGRTLIGAPEKPYVVPKRKTM, encoded by the coding sequence ATGGACCGTATAGCAGGAATTATCAATTTAGACCACGAACAAGATGTATTAGATGAGCTGACTTATTTCCGGTGCGGAGCTGCTGTTCCGTTTGCAGGCCGTTATCGAATGATCGATTTTGCGATTTCTAACATGACGAACGCTAGGATCGAATCCGTGGCGGTTTTCGCTCGACGTAAATATCGTTCACTGATGGACCACCTGGAACAAGGGAAGGCGTGGGATCTTGACCGTAAGTTTGGAGGATTGTTCATCCTTCCTCCTGACTGGAACGATCCGACGGATATTTCACGAGGCGACCTTCAGCATTTTCACAACAACATCGATTTTATTAACCGGACATTAGCTAACTATATCCTTGTATCAGGGTCTCAAAATATTTGTAATATCAACTACCAGGATGTCCTTGCTGAGCACAAAGAGTCAGGGGCTGATGTGACGGTCGTCTATAAGAAAGTCGATGAGCTGTATCCTGAACACGATCGTGCCCATAAACTGGATATTGATGAGAATAATAGAGTCACAGCCATTCACAATGATCAGCATAACTCAAATGTTTATATGGATATGTATATCATCGATAAGAATGTACTGCATGACTTGATTGATGAGTGTATTGCTCACGGCTGTACTCACTTTTTCCTTGATGGAATTAAAGGGAAGCTTCCAGACATTAATATTAATGCTTATGAATATACGGGGGCGCACGCGTTAATCAATTCTATTGAAAGCTACTATCGTAATAGTTCTAAGCTTTTGGATCCGGAAGAGCAGGAAAGATTCTTCAAAGAAGATAACCCGATCTACACGAAAGTGAAAAACGAAGCCCCTTCTAAATATTTGACTACATCTAATGTAACGAACACACTCGTTGCCAATGGTTGTATCATTGAAGGGCATGTTGAGGACAGTATCTTGTTTAGAGGTGTGAAGGTAGCTGAGGGAGCTGTCGTTAAGAACTCCATCATCATGCAGCGTTGTGAAATTGACAGTAACGCGGTGCTGGAGAATGTCATTTTAGATAAAGATTGTTCGATTTCTGAGGGACGCACGTTAATCGGTGCACCTGAGAAACCTTATGTAGTTCCAAAACGAAAAACAATGTGA
- the glgA gene encoding glycogen synthase GlgA, with amino-acid sequence MNVLMIGSECTPFIKTGGLADVLGSLPQALKEQGVDVRVVLPKYENMDDHWKMQLTHLDELNVQMGWRNQYAGVEYIEYEGIPVYFIDNEYYFKRSNLYGYDDEAERFVFFNRAIMEMVVGMDWRPDVLHCHDWQTGLIPAFLHTHYKDVEKLQGVKTVFTIHNLKYQGVFARSVLHDLMDYDEGMFRDDTFEFFGDINFMKGALNFSDFITTVSETYANEIQTPYFGENLDGVLRKRSNELIGIVNGINDQNYNPLKDEALAFPYRTSLIKKAQNKMWLQEQLGLPVRKDVPMIGIVSRLVEQKGFDLIGRVIDELLYHDDVQVVLLGTGEYQYEQMLQWAQDRHPDKMSTNIRFSEPFSRQIYAASDFFLMPSRFEPCGIGQLIALRYLAAPIVRETGGLADTVIPFNEETGEGNGFTFDNYNAHDMLYTIRRGIEFYHEPAAWQKLVKNICKSKFTWKDSADQYMDLYESMFQ; translated from the coding sequence GTGAACGTATTGATGATTGGATCAGAATGTACCCCTTTTATTAAAACAGGAGGGCTTGCCGATGTATTAGGATCTCTGCCACAAGCCCTTAAGGAGCAGGGAGTCGATGTCCGCGTTGTTCTACCAAAATATGAAAATATGGATGACCATTGGAAAATGCAATTGACCCACCTGGATGAACTGAACGTGCAGATGGGATGGCGGAACCAATATGCTGGCGTGGAATATATAGAATACGAAGGAATACCAGTCTACTTTATTGACAACGAGTATTATTTTAAACGTTCAAATCTGTATGGATATGATGACGAAGCCGAACGATTTGTCTTTTTCAACAGAGCGATCATGGAGATGGTGGTTGGTATGGACTGGCGTCCTGACGTCCTTCATTGTCATGATTGGCAAACGGGATTGATTCCTGCTTTTCTACATACACATTATAAAGATGTAGAGAAACTTCAAGGGGTAAAGACCGTTTTCACGATTCATAACTTAAAATACCAAGGTGTTTTCGCACGATCCGTATTACATGATTTGATGGACTACGATGAGGGTATGTTTAGAGATGACACCTTCGAATTTTTCGGTGACATTAATTTTATGAAAGGTGCACTGAATTTCTCAGATTTTATTACGACTGTAAGCGAAACTTATGCAAATGAGATTCAAACTCCTTATTTTGGGGAAAACCTAGACGGAGTTCTAAGAAAACGCTCCAATGAGTTAATTGGAATCGTCAATGGGATCAATGATCAAAATTATAATCCTTTAAAGGACGAAGCTCTTGCATTTCCTTACCGTACTTCCTTGATCAAGAAGGCGCAGAATAAAATGTGGCTTCAGGAGCAATTAGGATTACCGGTAAGAAAAGATGTACCTATGATTGGCATCGTTTCCAGACTAGTAGAACAAAAGGGATTCGATCTTATTGGACGTGTCATTGATGAACTTTTGTATCATGATGATGTGCAAGTGGTATTGCTTGGTACAGGAGAATATCAATATGAACAGATGCTGCAATGGGCGCAGGATAGACATCCAGATAAAATGTCTACGAATATCCGATTCTCTGAACCTTTCTCCCGTCAAATCTACGCGGCAAGCGACTTCTTCCTTATGCCTTCGAGATTCGAACCATGCGGTATTGGGCAATTGATTGCTCTAAGATATTTAGCTGCTCCGATTGTTCGTGAAACAGGCGGACTTGCGGATACGGTAATTCCTTTCAATGAGGAAACTGGTGAGGGGAACGGGTTCACTTTTGATAATTACAACGCTCATGACATGCTCTATACAATCCGACGAGGAATCGAATTCTATCATGAACCTGCTGCTTGGCAAAAACTAGTGAAAAATATTTGCAAGAGTAAGTTCACATGGAAGGACTCTGCTGATCAGTATATGGATTTATATGAATCTATGTTTCAATAG